The sequence TCGCTGTAGCCGTTGCCAAGCTCGCTGCCGGCCATTATCACCTGGAAACGCTGGGTCAACTCTGGATTTTTGTCGCATCTTTTTGCCAGAGGCGAAACTGTCACTGGCACGTTGATTAAGAATCCCGGGCCAACGATCTTCTTGCGGCAGTATTTCCAAAGATTATCCATTGCCCGGCCGAGATTAAAGCCTTCTTTGTCGTATTCAATGTTCAGTTTTTTAAGCTTGGCCTCAATCTCTTTAATGCCGACATCCAAGACGTCAACTCCGGCGTATTTCTGGACCATTTCCCGATAATCGTACCTTTCCCATTTTTTGCCCAGATCGATCTCAACGCCCTTTATATTGAATTTCAGGGTCCCGAAAGTCTTTTTGGCGACATGGCGATACATTTCTTCCACCAGGTTCATGCCGTCTTTGTAATCGGCGTAAGCCCAATAAAATTCCATCTGGGTGTAGTCCTGGACGTGTTCTGCGTCTATGCCTTCGTTCCGGAACTGCCTGCCGATTTCAAAAGTTTTTTCAAGGCCGGCGACCATCAAACGTTTCTGCCAGAGTTCGCCCATAGAAATCCGCAAATAGACGTCGATGTCGAGAGCGTTGTGGTGGGTTGAAAACGGCCTGGCGTCAGCTCCCCCGGGGGTTGTTTCAAAGACCGGAGTTTCCACTTCTAAAAAGCCTCTGGCGAGAAGAAATTCCCGCATTGACTGCCAAAAAACAGCTTTTTTCTCAACCATCGTTTT is a genomic window of bacterium containing:
- the lysS gene encoding lysine--tRNA ligase, with translation MIQKTLEEIRKTRLQKLKGLETAGVLAYPASTKRTHRIIEALDDFSVLAKSKKEVILAGRIRALRQHGKLTFLNIEDGSAKIQALLKENRLGEKGYAFFLKHFDIGDFVELKGILFETKTKEKTIEVADYKMLAKSLLPLPEKWHGLQDEEEKLRKRYLDILFNPEVKTMVEKKAVFWQSMREFLLARGFLEVETPVFETTPGGADARPFSTHHNALDIDVYLRISMGELWQKRLMVAGLEKTFEIGRQFRNEGIDAEHVQDYTQMEFYWAYADYKDGMNLVEEMYRHVAKKTFGTLKFNIKGVEIDLGKKWERYDYREMVQKYAGVDVLDVGIKEIEAKLKKLNIEYDKEGFNLGRAMDNLWKYCRKKIVGPGFLINVPVTVSPLAKRCDKNPELTQRFQVIMAGSELGNGYSELNNPLEQAERFKEQQKLREAGDEEAQMYDQDFVEALEYGMPPTCGFGVSERFFSFLMGKPIRECQVFPLLKPKQNS